The genome window TCGATAGAATATCCACCTTTAGTTAAAGCTTCATTTACTGCATAGTATGGCGCGTAACCCATAAGTGCTGGATCGACACCAACCTCAGAGGTTACTTTGATTGTTGCGATATAAGGAATGTTTTCCGCGACTGCCTTTTCTTTCGACATTAAAATAATTGCGGAAGCTCCATCATTGATACCGGAAGCATTACCGGCTGTAACAGTTCCACCTTCTTTGAATACGCTTTTCAACGTAGCTAATTTTTCTAGAGTTGAATTCGCGCGAATCGTTTCATCGGCTTCAAAAAATGAACCGTCTGGAAGTTTTACAGGAATAATTTCTTCTTCAAAAAGGTTTTTTTCTTGTGCACTTGCGGCCTTCATTTGAGAGTTATGAGCAAATTCATCTTGTTCTTCTCGGGTTACGGAGAATTTTTCCGCAACATTTTCTGCAGTAATTCCCATGTGATATTCGCCGTAAACATCTGTTAAACCATCAATTAACATGCTATTTCTTAGTTTTTTTGGATTGATTTCTTCACCGGCTAGCTCGGGATTAAGTAAAAGTGGTGCTTGGGACATATTTTCGGTCCCTCCTACTGCTACGATGTCAGCTTCCCCTAGTTGAATTGCTTGTCTGCCAAG of Listeria monocytogenes contains these proteins:
- a CDS encoding thiolase family protein, which translates into the protein MKEVVIIDAVRTPIGKFGGSLKDISAVDLGATALKGVLERANIAPERVDQVIFGNVLQAGLGQNVARQIAIKAGIPYKVPGVTINEVCGSGLKSVMLGRQAIQLGEADIVAVGGTENMSQAPLLLNPELAGEEINPKKLRNSMLIDGLTDVYGEYHMGITAENVAEKFSVTREEQDEFAHNSQMKAASAQEKNLFEEEIIPVKLPDGSFFEADETIRANSTLEKLATLKSVFKEGGTVTAGNASGINDGASAIILMSKEKAVAENIPYIATIKVTSEVGVDPALMGYAPYYAVNEALTKGGYSIDEIDLFHLNEAFASQSVAVARDLKIPEEKLNIYGGAIALGHPIGASGARIIASLLNELKHENKHIGVASLCVGGGIGIAIILERA